A stretch of the Coregonus clupeaformis isolate EN_2021a unplaced genomic scaffold, ASM2061545v1 scaf1703, whole genome shotgun sequence genome encodes the following:
- the LOC121564123 gene encoding 2-hydroxyacyl-CoA lyase 1-like isoform X2 produces the protein MADHMAITEALAVLKGAKRPLLIIGKGAAHGRAEGALRELVEGCDLPFLPTPMGKGVLPDNHPNCVAAARSRALLQSDVVVPTWCQTQLDPALWPSPQVNVKVDLCAEEMGNNVQPAAALLGDINTIVKQLLEYVHKDGWRYPADTELWTTLKEKMVAMTKVTKALALQSTTPMNYYQVFHHISQLLPHDCVIVSEGANTMDIGRTMLNNYLPRHRQGMPPHTEIKGQIRQVSCAFALKTSRNELGSVDSSA, from the exons ATGGCTGACCATATGGCGATCACAGAAGCACTGGCGGTCCTGAAAGGAGCCAAACGGCCTTTACTCATCATTGGCAAAG GTGCAGCCCATGGAAGAGCAGAGGGTGCTCTGAGGGAGCTGGTGGAGGGGTGTGACCTGCCCTTCCTGCCCACCCCCATGGGTAAAGGGGTGCTGCCTGACAATCACCCCAACTGTGTTGCTGCTGCCCGCTCCAG AGCTCTGCTCCAGTCTGATGTTGTGGTGCCTACTTGGTGCCAGACTCAACTGGATCCTGCACTTTGGCCTTCCCCCCAG GTCAATGTCAAGGTTGATCTGTGTGCTGAGGAGATGGGGAACAACGTGCAACCTGCTGCTGCTCTCCTGGGGGACATCAATACTATTGTCAAGCAG CTCCTGGAGTACGTTCACAAAGATGGCTGGAGGTATCCAGCTGATACAGAATTGTGGACCACGTTGAAAGAGAAGATGGTTGCTATGACAAAGGTGACAaag gCGTTAGCTCTACAGTCGACAACACCCATGAACTACTACCAAGTGTTCCACCACATCTCCCAGCTGCTGCCCCACGACTGTGTCATCGTGAGTGAGGGGGCCAACACCATGGACATCGGGCGCACCATGTTGAACAACTACCTTCCTCGACACAGGCAAGGCATGCCGCCTCACACAGAGATCAAAGGTCAAATCCGCCAAGTATCCTGTGCCTTTGCCCTGAAGACAAGTAGGAATGAGTTGGGATCTGTTGATAGTTCTGCCTGA
- the LOC123487407 gene encoding uncharacterized protein LOC123487407 isoform X2 — MPSTTFSHHAVSTAEDIVNIIMQDLESVSQYTVDDADSFPLEEKKLGSQLKPRVVFDNLLDAAQTMYHRVKDRLNIFFSFPPVSVTTAKYVLDSTPVETLRRSKSADTALVEDRSRPPSVRSEKPLSKVCLAKRSKTLLSSSGSSTDHHVIDTCSEDVTLPTRSMSVVSNNSLKRASPLHGSGLSESCKPLVALKDVTVAVSQEGFSKTAKKTLSLILNVIKCRVANSESSSVGQIASEECLIATNMLDSVLESLDQLPDMSAADEITRTESHTSIAMDETGSRSMLVSQQEINISDTNIIVKTIMDTLKTDDPEMTSAEEHLDRLLSVEALQGASGNLIAKVHGLIQEITINRQLQSMVGHRSLSQPALPKPALRKLSKDDASELIYNFAQTSVRRLLGQCMGRPLPPSAEMVLDQVIKLMTDVVMDSLTYVSKSTMEDDTSNATSDITHGVVADLNATEEFPARSLSPADVKADGMARLPSARGEETKKNRKWRFLPKMHKFPKIMIKLFKTKGEPKSHPKQDALPTKRLRETHISQDAECEVPEVPSTSPPKEDLTTTPAPAPQESQSRKRPLIVRVLHALSRAISKPFRGASGKKN, encoded by the exons ATGCCTAGCACCACCTTCTCACACCATGCGGTTTCTACAGCCGAAGATATAGTAAATATTATCATGCAAGACCTTGAAAGTGTATCCCAGTACACTGTGGATGACGCAGACTCCTTCCCACTAGAAGAGAAAAAGCTGGGGTCCCAGCTCAAACCCAGAGTTGTCTTTGACAACTTATTGGATGCTGCTCAAACCATGTACCACAGAGTAAAGGATAGACTGAACATCTTTTTCTCTTTTCCACCAGTGTCAGTCACCACAGCCAAATATGTGCTGGACTCCACCCCTGTGGAGACACTCAGACGTTCTAAGTCCGCTGACACTGCTCTTGTTGAGGACAGGAGCCGCCCTCCGTCTGTGAGAAGTGAGAAGCCTTTGTCAAAAGTCTGTTTGGCTAAAAGGTCTAAAACCCTTCTGTCTTCGAGTGGCTCTTCAACAGACCACCATGTAATTGACACATGCAGTGAGGATGTCACTCTGCCCACCAGGAGTATGTCAGTTGTGAGCAACAACAGTTTGAAGAGAGCCTCTCCTCTCCACGGCAGTGGATTGAGTGAAAGTTGCAAACCTCTTGTGGCTCTAAAAGACGTAACAGTGGCAGTCAGCCAAGAAGGCTTTAGCAAAACTGCAAAGAAGACGCTCAGCTTGATCCTAAATGTGATCAAGTGTAGAGTGGCCAACTCTGAGAGTTCATCTGTTGGGCAGATTGCAAGTGAGGAGTGTCTGATAGCCACTAACATGTTAGACTCTGTACTGGAGAGCCTTGACCAGTTGCCTGACATGAGCGCTGCCGATGAGATCACAAGGACAGAATCCCATACCTCTATCGCAATGGACGAGACAGGTTCACGGTCAATGCTTGTGAGCCAACAAGAAATAAACATATCTGACACCAATATCATAGTGAAAACTATAATGGACACATTGAAGACGGACGACCCAGAGATGACTTCAGCAGAAGAACATCTGGATAGGCTCCTGTCAGTTGAAGCCCTTCAAGGTGCATCTGGCAACCTGATCGCAAAGGTCCATGGTCTCATTCAGGAGATAACCATAAACCGTCAGCTTCAATCCATGGTTGGCCACAGAAGCCTCTCTCAACCAGCGCTGCCTAAACCAGCCCTGAGGAAGCTGTCAAAGGACGATGCCTCAGAGCTCATTTACAACTTTGCCCAGACTTCTGTTAGGAGACTCCTGGGGCAGTGTATGGGAAGGCCTTTGCCACCATCAGCTGAAATGGTTTTGGATCAGGTCATCAAGTTGATGACAGACGTGGTGATGGACAGCCTGACTTATGTGTCCAAGTCTACAATGGAGGATG ACACCAGCAATGCCACAAGTGACATCactcatggtgttgtagctgaccTTAATGCTACTGAGGAATTCCCTGCCAGGAGCCTTAGCCCGGCTGATGTAAAGGCTGACGGCATGGCCCGCCTTCCCTCTGCCAGAGGGGAAGAGACTAAGAAGAACAGGAAGTGGCGTTTCCTACCGAAAATGCATAAGTTTCCAAAGATCATGATTAAG CTGTTCAAGACAAAAGGGGAACCGAAGAGCCACCCTAAACAGGATGCACTGCCTACCAAACGTCTCAGAGAGACTCATATTTCACAGG ATGCTGAGTGTGAGGTTCCAGAGGTTCCATCCACTTCCCCTCCCAAGGAGGACCTGACAACCACACCGGCCCCTGCTCCCCAGGAGTCCCAGTCCCGTAAACGCCCACTCATAGTCAGGGTGTTACACGCTCTCTCCAGAGCCATCTCCAAACCATTCAGAGGAGCTTCTGGGAAGAAGAATTAG
- the LOC121564123 gene encoding 2-hydroxyacyl-CoA lyase 1-like isoform X1, producing MQIVQEVPCSPPPPVSMADHMAITEALAVLKGAKRPLLIIGKGAAHGRAEGALRELVEGCDLPFLPTPMGKGVLPDNHPNCVAAARSRALLQSDVVVPTWCQTQLDPALWPSPQVNVKVDLCAEEMGNNVQPAAALLGDINTIVKQLLEYVHKDGWRYPADTELWTTLKEKMVAMTKVTKALALQSTTPMNYYQVFHHISQLLPHDCVIVSEGANTMDIGRTMLNNYLPRHRQGMPPHTEIKGQIRQVSCAFALKTSRNELGSVDSSA from the exons ATGCAGATTGTACA AGAGGTGCCCTGTAGTCCACCTCCTCCTGTGAGTATGGCTGACCATATGGCGATCACAGAAGCACTGGCGGTCCTGAAAGGAGCCAAACGGCCTTTACTCATCATTGGCAAAG GTGCAGCCCATGGAAGAGCAGAGGGTGCTCTGAGGGAGCTGGTGGAGGGGTGTGACCTGCCCTTCCTGCCCACCCCCATGGGTAAAGGGGTGCTGCCTGACAATCACCCCAACTGTGTTGCTGCTGCCCGCTCCAG AGCTCTGCTCCAGTCTGATGTTGTGGTGCCTACTTGGTGCCAGACTCAACTGGATCCTGCACTTTGGCCTTCCCCCCAG GTCAATGTCAAGGTTGATCTGTGTGCTGAGGAGATGGGGAACAACGTGCAACCTGCTGCTGCTCTCCTGGGGGACATCAATACTATTGTCAAGCAG CTCCTGGAGTACGTTCACAAAGATGGCTGGAGGTATCCAGCTGATACAGAATTGTGGACCACGTTGAAAGAGAAGATGGTTGCTATGACAAAGGTGACAaag gCGTTAGCTCTACAGTCGACAACACCCATGAACTACTACCAAGTGTTCCACCACATCTCCCAGCTGCTGCCCCACGACTGTGTCATCGTGAGTGAGGGGGCCAACACCATGGACATCGGGCGCACCATGTTGAACAACTACCTTCCTCGACACAGGCAAGGCATGCCGCCTCACACAGAGATCAAAGGTCAAATCCGCCAAGTATCCTGTGCCTTTGCCCTGAAGACAAGTAGGAATGAGTTGGGATCTGTTGATAGTTCTGCCTGA
- the LOC123487407 gene encoding uncharacterized protein LOC123487407 isoform X1, translating to MPSTTFSHHAVSTAEDIVNIIMQDLESVSQYTVDDADSFPLEEKKLGSQLKPRVVFDNLLDAAQTMYHRVKDRLNIFFSFPPVSVTTAKYVLDSTPVETLRRSKSADTALVEDRSRPPSVRSEKPLSKVCLAKRSKTLLSSSGSSTDHHVIDTCSEDVTLPTRSMSVVSNNSLKRASPLHGSGLSESCKPLVALKDVTVAVSQEGFSKTAKKTLSLILNVIKCRVANSESSSVGQIASEECLIATNMLDSVLESLDQLPDMSAADEITRTESHTSIAMDETGSRSMLVSQQEINISDTNIIVKTIMDTLKTDDPEMTSAEEHLDRLLSVEALQGASGNLIAKVHGLIQEITINRQLQSMVGHRSLSQPALPKPALRKLSKDDASELIYNFAQTSVRRLLGQCMGRPLPPSAEMVLDQVIKLMTDVVMDSLTYVSKSTMEDVIVHRSVTLACSSHSDTSNATSDITHGVVADLNATEEFPARSLSPADVKADGMARLPSARGEETKKNRKWRFLPKMHKFPKIMIKLFKTKGEPKSHPKQDALPTKRLRETHISQDAECEVPEVPSTSPPKEDLTTTPAPAPQESQSRKRPLIVRVLHALSRAISKPFRGASGKKN from the exons ATGCCTAGCACCACCTTCTCACACCATGCGGTTTCTACAGCCGAAGATATAGTAAATATTATCATGCAAGACCTTGAAAGTGTATCCCAGTACACTGTGGATGACGCAGACTCCTTCCCACTAGAAGAGAAAAAGCTGGGGTCCCAGCTCAAACCCAGAGTTGTCTTTGACAACTTATTGGATGCTGCTCAAACCATGTACCACAGAGTAAAGGATAGACTGAACATCTTTTTCTCTTTTCCACCAGTGTCAGTCACCACAGCCAAATATGTGCTGGACTCCACCCCTGTGGAGACACTCAGACGTTCTAAGTCCGCTGACACTGCTCTTGTTGAGGACAGGAGCCGCCCTCCGTCTGTGAGAAGTGAGAAGCCTTTGTCAAAAGTCTGTTTGGCTAAAAGGTCTAAAACCCTTCTGTCTTCGAGTGGCTCTTCAACAGACCACCATGTAATTGACACATGCAGTGAGGATGTCACTCTGCCCACCAGGAGTATGTCAGTTGTGAGCAACAACAGTTTGAAGAGAGCCTCTCCTCTCCACGGCAGTGGATTGAGTGAAAGTTGCAAACCTCTTGTGGCTCTAAAAGACGTAACAGTGGCAGTCAGCCAAGAAGGCTTTAGCAAAACTGCAAAGAAGACGCTCAGCTTGATCCTAAATGTGATCAAGTGTAGAGTGGCCAACTCTGAGAGTTCATCTGTTGGGCAGATTGCAAGTGAGGAGTGTCTGATAGCCACTAACATGTTAGACTCTGTACTGGAGAGCCTTGACCAGTTGCCTGACATGAGCGCTGCCGATGAGATCACAAGGACAGAATCCCATACCTCTATCGCAATGGACGAGACAGGTTCACGGTCAATGCTTGTGAGCCAACAAGAAATAAACATATCTGACACCAATATCATAGTGAAAACTATAATGGACACATTGAAGACGGACGACCCAGAGATGACTTCAGCAGAAGAACATCTGGATAGGCTCCTGTCAGTTGAAGCCCTTCAAGGTGCATCTGGCAACCTGATCGCAAAGGTCCATGGTCTCATTCAGGAGATAACCATAAACCGTCAGCTTCAATCCATGGTTGGCCACAGAAGCCTCTCTCAACCAGCGCTGCCTAAACCAGCCCTGAGGAAGCTGTCAAAGGACGATGCCTCAGAGCTCATTTACAACTTTGCCCAGACTTCTGTTAGGAGACTCCTGGGGCAGTGTATGGGAAGGCCTTTGCCACCATCAGCTGAAATGGTTTTGGATCAGGTCATCAAGTTGATGACAGACGTGGTGATGGACAGCCTGACTTATGTGTCCAAGTCTACAATGGAGGATG TTATTGTACACAGGTCGGTCACACTAGCGTGCTCTTCTCACTCAGACACCAGCAATGCCACAAGTGACATCactcatggtgttgtagctgaccTTAATGCTACTGAGGAATTCCCTGCCAGGAGCCTTAGCCCGGCTGATGTAAAGGCTGACGGCATGGCCCGCCTTCCCTCTGCCAGAGGGGAAGAGACTAAGAAGAACAGGAAGTGGCGTTTCCTACCGAAAATGCATAAGTTTCCAAAGATCATGATTAAG CTGTTCAAGACAAAAGGGGAACCGAAGAGCCACCCTAAACAGGATGCACTGCCTACCAAACGTCTCAGAGAGACTCATATTTCACAGG ATGCTGAGTGTGAGGTTCCAGAGGTTCCATCCACTTCCCCTCCCAAGGAGGACCTGACAACCACACCGGCCCCTGCTCCCCAGGAGTCCCAGTCCCGTAAACGCCCACTCATAGTCAGGGTGTTACACGCTCTCTCCAGAGCCATCTCCAAACCATTCAGAGGAGCTTCTGGGAAGAAGAATTAG
- the LOC121564124 gene encoding uncharacterized protein LOC121564124, with amino-acid sequence MKKAPYTLVTDGSNDTGVEKMNPLTVRVFMGSKVVHQFLNMCTTSGRRCGPASEIFTKMNSTIEEHGIPWENCIGLSVYNAAVNIGPRNPIASRVLQKHPNTYIHGCPCHVAHNTAKAAGVGFFKVSGFDLEDMVVDIGYWFKGSTNRKGYLSEFCELHEAEYMEVLLHISVRWLSLERCVTRILRLYEPLASYYKSANENQARFKRLVQTFTVPMTEVYLLFFQATVPTFTSFNLLLQREQSSIFLLHDEMVKFVRKLCSKFMVPAALQCHEEPCEIAFEEKANHLPDYSTRVTSHHSRRSIHGFSYGLRM; translated from the exons ATGAAAAAAGCCCCGTATACCCTTGTTACGGATGGGTCGAATGACACTG GAGTGGAAAAGATGAACCCGCTTACTGTCCGGGTCTTCATGGGCAGCAAAGTTGTCCACCAGTTCTTAAATATGTGCACAACAAGTGGGAGGAGATGTGGGCCAGCAAGTGAGATCTTCACCAAAATGAACTCCACCATAGAGGAGCATGGCATCCcttgggagaactgcattggtcTCTCAGTTTACAATGCAGCTGTGAACATTGGACCACGTAATCCCATTGCCTCTAGGGTGCTCCAGAAGCATCCCAACACCTATATTCATGGTTGTCCTTGTCATGTGGCACATAACACCGCCAAAGCTGCAGGAGTGGGATTTTTTAAA GTGTCCGGTTTTGATTTGGAGGATATGGTAGTGGACATCGGTTACTGGTTCAAGGGTAGCACAAATCGGAAAGGATACCTGTCAG AGTTTTGTGAGCTCCATGAAGCGGAGTACATGGAGGTCCTCCTGCATATCTCGGTCCGTTGGCTAAGCCTTGAACGTTGTGTGACCAGGATCCTGAGGCTGTATGAACCTCTGGCCAGCTACTACAAATCTGCTA ATGAAAATCAGGCCAGGTTCAAGAGACTTGTGCAGACATTCACTGTCCCCATGACAGAAGTGTACCTGCTGTTCTTCCAAGCCACCGTACCAACTTTCACTTCTTTCAACTTGCTGCTTCAGAGAGAGCAGTCATCAATATTTTTGTTACATGATGAG ATGGTGAAATTCGTACGCAAGCTATGTTCCAAGTTTATGGTTCCAGCAGCTCTGCAGTGCCATGAGGAGCCTTGTGAAATTGCCTTTGAAGAAAAGGCAAACCATTTACCAG attactcgacgagggtgacatcacaccacagcag GAGATCCATTCATGGATTTAGTTATGGCTTGAGAATGTGA